A portion of the Chondrinema litorale genome contains these proteins:
- a CDS encoding HAD family hydrolase, with amino-acid sequence MQNIKNVIFDLGGVILNLDFKKTFSAFEALSFKDFTPIFNKVYQYEFVSLYETGKISSEEFRKNLREVLEIDVEDQVLDAAWNAMLLDFPLKNIQFLQEIGKRKRIFVLSNTNDIHKTAAEKILEKEHPGITWDKLFEKSYFSHIMQDRKPNISIFKQVLNENGLLASETLFIDDSIQHVEGAQKAGLHALHLKDGMSITELGI; translated from the coding sequence ATGCAAAATATTAAAAATGTAATTTTTGATTTGGGAGGGGTGATTCTAAATCTTGATTTTAAGAAGACCTTTTCTGCATTTGAAGCACTCTCTTTCAAAGATTTTACACCAATTTTTAATAAAGTTTACCAATACGAGTTCGTAAGCCTCTACGAAACTGGCAAAATATCGTCAGAAGAATTTAGAAAAAACCTGCGGGAAGTTTTAGAAATTGATGTGGAAGATCAAGTACTCGATGCTGCATGGAATGCTATGCTTTTAGATTTTCCACTAAAAAACATTCAGTTTTTGCAAGAAATAGGTAAAAGAAAGAGAATCTTTGTTCTTAGCAATACGAATGACATACACAAAACAGCTGCAGAAAAAATTCTTGAAAAAGAACATCCCGGAATAACTTGGGATAAACTTTTTGAGAAATCATACTTCTCTCATATAATGCAAGACAGAAAGCCCAATATCAGTATTTTTAAGCAAGTACTAAATGAAAATGGGCTTCTTGCTTCAGAGACACTATTTATTGATGATAGTATCCAACATGTTGAGGGCGCACAAAAGGCAGGCTTACATGCACTGCATTTAAAAGACGGAATGTCTATTACAGAATTAGGTATCTGA
- the pth gene encoding aminoacyl-tRNA hydrolase, which yields MKYLIVGLGNIGKEYEDTRHNIGFMVVDYLAKKFDVEFDIDKQAFVTDFKHKGRTIYMIKPTTYMNLSGKAVQHWLTQLKIPRENLMVIVDELALPYGSLRMRAKGSSAGHNGLKNIETCLGGSNYPRLRFGIGNDFSKGKQVDFVLSAFNEDESAELPLHIEKAAEMILSFTSIGINHTMSKFNN from the coding sequence ATGAAATATTTAATAGTGGGTTTAGGGAATATTGGTAAAGAATACGAAGACACCCGACACAATATCGGTTTTATGGTAGTAGACTATCTTGCCAAAAAGTTTGATGTAGAGTTTGATATAGACAAACAGGCTTTTGTTACAGATTTTAAGCATAAAGGCCGTACTATTTACATGATTAAGCCTACCACTTATATGAATCTTAGCGGAAAAGCTGTGCAACACTGGCTTACTCAACTAAAAATTCCTAGAGAAAATTTAATGGTGATTGTAGACGAGTTGGCATTACCTTATGGCTCATTAAGAATGCGAGCAAAAGGCTCTAGTGCTGGCCATAATGGGCTAAAAAATATTGAAACTTGCCTAGGAGGCAGCAACTATCCCCGTCTTCGCTTTGGTATAGGCAACGATTTTTCGAAAGGGAAACAGGTAGACTTTGTACTATCTGCTTTTAATGAGGATGAATCTGCCGAGCTTCCATTACATATAGAAAAGGCAGCAGAGATGATTCTTTCTTTCACATCTATTGGAATTAACCATACAATGAGTAAATTTAATAACTAA
- the dapA gene encoding 4-hydroxy-tetrahydrodipicolinate synthase encodes MELIKGSIVALVSPFKNNKTQDVDFDTIEKLVAFHAEHGTYAIVPCGTTGESPTLSHKEHDQIVKFVIECAKGTNLKVIAGTGSNSTKEAIHLTEEAQKAGADASLVVVPYYNKPTPKGLKAHFRELNKIELPIILYNIPGRTGINVSPQTTIEIAEECQMVAGVKASNGNLEEISELYMLSQSLNRPFSILSGDDALTLPIGAVGGTGIVSVAANIIPGTMKALMDSINNSDLVKAREINSKVYKLCKALLAFGANPMGIKAVMAHEGLNVGECRLPLTTLDSNQAEELITIWKGVKASL; translated from the coding sequence ATGGAACTGATAAAAGGAAGTATAGTAGCGCTAGTCTCTCCCTTCAAAAACAATAAAACTCAAGACGTGGATTTTGATACCATTGAAAAGCTTGTGGCTTTTCATGCGGAACATGGAACTTATGCCATTGTTCCCTGTGGTACTACTGGCGAGTCGCCAACACTTTCACACAAAGAACATGATCAAATTGTAAAATTTGTAATAGAATGTGCTAAGGGTACTAATCTAAAAGTGATTGCGGGTACTGGTTCTAACTCTACCAAAGAGGCTATTCATTTAACAGAAGAAGCTCAAAAAGCAGGAGCTGATGCAAGCCTTGTTGTAGTTCCATATTACAATAAACCAACTCCTAAAGGACTTAAAGCTCATTTTAGAGAACTTAATAAAATAGAGTTACCTATTATTCTATATAACATACCTGGTAGAACTGGTATTAATGTAAGCCCACAAACTACAATAGAAATTGCTGAAGAATGCCAAATGGTGGCTGGTGTAAAAGCCTCTAACGGTAATCTAGAAGAAATTTCTGAATTGTATATGCTGAGCCAGTCTTTAAATAGACCATTTAGTATTCTATCTGGCGACGATGCGCTCACATTACCAATCGGAGCAGTTGGTGGAACAGGTATTGTTTCTGTTGCTGCTAATATTATCCCTGGTACTATGAAAGCACTTATGGATAGTATTAATAATTCTGACCTAGTAAAAGCAAGAGAGATCAACAGCAAAGTTTACAAATTATGTAAAGCACTGTTAGCTTTTGGAGCAAACCCAATGGGAATTAAAGCAGTTATGGCTCACGAAGGTTTAAATGTGGGAGAATGCAGGCTGCCACTTACCACACTTGACTCTAATCAGGCCGAAGAGCTTATTACTATTTGGAAGGGAGTAAAAGCTAGCCTTTAA
- a CDS encoding DnaJ C-terminal domain-containing protein, with the protein MKSRKDYYQVLGISKGASQDEIKKAYRGMARKYHPDKNAGDKNAEAKFKEVQEAYDVLKDPAKRKKYDQFGADWEQGDMFGGGGYAGGGNPFGGGQGSVDFDDIFNMFEGFFGGRQNPYGQRGYAQRHQMPVRGKDMKGTVTLTLQEAFDGVTKTLKFNGRTLRLKLKPGVRDGQQLKVKGKGGEGKNGGTHGDLYVDIKVNEHPLFTRKEDDLYSTVHTDVFSGMLGAKIKVDTLSGSLGFTVPKGSSSGKKFRLRGKGMPKYSHLGSFGDLYITLELVTPENLTSEQEETLRNLKQQL; encoded by the coding sequence ATGAAAAGTCGAAAAGATTATTATCAGGTATTGGGTATAAGCAAAGGTGCATCTCAGGACGAAATAAAAAAGGCCTATAGAGGGATGGCTAGAAAGTACCATCCTGATAAAAATGCTGGCGACAAAAATGCCGAAGCTAAATTTAAAGAAGTTCAAGAGGCATATGATGTGTTGAAAGACCCTGCTAAGAGGAAAAAATACGATCAGTTTGGGGCCGACTGGGAGCAAGGAGATATGTTTGGTGGTGGAGGTTATGCAGGAGGCGGCAATCCATTTGGTGGAGGACAAGGAAGTGTAGACTTCGACGATATTTTTAATATGTTCGAAGGTTTCTTTGGTGGTAGACAAAATCCATATGGCCAAAGGGGTTATGCACAGAGGCATCAAATGCCAGTGAGAGGAAAAGATATGAAGGGAACTGTAACACTAACATTGCAAGAAGCTTTTGATGGTGTTACCAAGACCTTAAAATTTAATGGGAGAACTTTAAGATTAAAGCTAAAACCCGGTGTTAGAGATGGTCAGCAACTTAAGGTGAAAGGTAAAGGTGGCGAAGGTAAAAATGGAGGTACTCATGGCGATTTATATGTAGATATTAAAGTGAATGAGCATCCATTATTTACTAGAAAAGAAGATGATTTGTACTCAACAGTTCATACAGATGTTTTCTCTGGAATGTTAGGTGCAAAAATTAAAGTGGATACTTTGAGTGGATCATTAGGTTTTACAGTACCTAAAGGCTCATCAAGCGGCAAGAAATTTAGATTAAGAGGGAAGGGAATGCCGAAATATAGTCATCTTGGAAGTTTTGGTGATCTGTATATTACACTGGAATTAGTTACGCCAGAAAACCTCACATCTGAACAAGAAGAAACACTTAGAAACCTAAAACAACAACTTTGA
- a CDS encoding Hsp20/alpha crystallin family protein, translating to MSLIKYRNGLDSQFPVFTDIFDQLFDKSLFDQSSLNKSTVPAVNVSETENAYRLELAVPGRKKEDFKVEVDNNVLTISSESKEEKTEDKKEGKFTRREFTYHSFSRAFTLPENVNADSIEAAYNDGVLKLDIEKVPVVKPKSIEIK from the coding sequence ATGTCACTCATAAAATATAGAAACGGATTAGATTCACAATTTCCAGTATTTACTGATATATTTGATCAGTTATTTGACAAGAGCTTATTCGATCAATCCTCATTGAATAAAAGTACAGTTCCTGCAGTAAATGTTAGTGAGACTGAAAATGCTTATCGTTTAGAGTTAGCAGTGCCAGGTAGGAAAAAAGAAGATTTTAAAGTTGAAGTTGATAATAATGTGTTAACTATCTCTTCTGAAAGTAAAGAAGAAAAAACAGAGGATAAAAAAGAAGGTAAATTTACGAGAAGAGAGTTCACATATCATTCTTTTAGCAGAGCATTTACACTGCCAGAGAATGTAAATGCAGACAGTATAGAAGCCGCTTATAATGATGGTGTACTTAAACTGGATATTGAAAAAGTGCCAGTAGTAAAGCCAAAATCAATAGAGATTAAGTAA